In Cyanobacteriota bacterium, one genomic interval encodes:
- a CDS encoding CPCC family cysteine-rich protein encodes MNKSKASPLYPCPCCGYLVLSQPPPGTYLVCPICFWEDTEDLCNVTL; translated from the coding sequence ATGAACAAGAGCAAGGCCAGTCCTCTGTATCCCTGTCCCTGCTGTGGATACCTAGTCTTGTCTCAGCCACCCCCAGGAACTTATCTAGTCTGCCCTATCTGCTTTTGGGAAGATACTGAAGACCTCTGCAACGTAACCTTGC